A genomic segment from Geitlerinema sp. PCC 7407 encodes:
- a CDS encoding EAL domain-containing protein produces the protein MSAAWHLKLNCESIEEGKCLSIDLHSPAAEDFLEEIEQRLTEKELQESRTLWMSGSLEPQLKDFSRVVSLRNFISLQRSAWITDLIEKGRFTSFFQPIVFVEDTSKVFSHEALFRAMDDEGNFISPGVLFSQAQDAGLLLQLDVIARQSAIQQAKRHSLESLLFINFAPTSVYDPATCLRKTVRAIDEAGIPHNRVVFEVMESAQLTELNHLLKILRFYKEAGFLVALDDFGAGYSNLNLIHQIRPDFIKLDRHLISNVHSDPYKALITEKLLEMAHQLEIQTVAEGIETLEELNWVRDRGATYAQGFLIARPAEAPIKRAASV, from the coding sequence GTGTCAGCTGCCTGGCACCTCAAGCTCAACTGCGAATCCATCGAGGAAGGCAAGTGCTTGAGCATCGACCTGCATTCACCGGCAGCAGAAGATTTTCTAGAGGAGATCGAGCAAAGGCTAACCGAAAAAGAGCTGCAAGAGTCCCGCACGCTGTGGATGAGCGGCTCCCTTGAGCCTCAGCTGAAGGACTTTTCGCGGGTGGTCTCGCTGCGCAACTTCATCAGCTTGCAGCGCTCTGCCTGGATTACGGACCTGATTGAAAAAGGGCGTTTTACCAGCTTTTTCCAGCCCATTGTCTTCGTTGAGGACACCTCCAAGGTGTTTAGCCATGAGGCGCTGTTCCGGGCCATGGACGATGAGGGTAACTTTATTTCGCCGGGAGTGCTGTTTTCCCAAGCCCAAGATGCGGGGCTGTTGCTTCAGCTCGATGTGATCGCGCGCCAGAGCGCCATCCAGCAGGCCAAGCGCCATTCCCTCGAAAGCCTCTTGTTCATTAACTTTGCGCCGACGTCGGTGTACGATCCGGCGACCTGCCTGCGCAAGACGGTGCGGGCGATCGATGAGGCGGGAATTCCCCACAATCGGGTGGTGTTTGAGGTGATGGAGTCGGCTCAGCTGACGGAGCTCAATCACCTACTCAAGATTCTGCGCTTCTATAAGGAAGCAGGATTTTTGGTGGCGCTGGATGATTTTGGGGCGGGTTATTCCAATTTGAATTTGATTCACCAAATTCGGCCCGACTTTATCAAGCTCGATCGCCATCTGATTAGCAATGTCCACAGCGATCCTTACAAGGCGCTGATCACTGAGAAGTTGCTGGAGATGGCTCACCAGCTAGAAATCCAGACCGTGGCAGAGGGCATTGAGACCCTGGAGGAACTGAACTGGGTGCGCGATCGCGGCGCGACCTATGCCCAAGGGTTTTTGATCGCGCGGCCCGCAGAGGCGCCGATTAAGCGGGCTGCGTCGGTGTAG
- a CDS encoding helix-turn-helix domain-containing protein: protein MAQARIKLVPHLSYEELTQRYRACRDAKERSRWQAIWLLSRPTKPPSAEQVAEVIGFTPDWVRKLVHRYNEHGPDGLVDRHRANPGGQKPILNLEQQTELLQLLQAPPPDGGLWSGPKVARWIEQVTGKKISSVTGWNYLRKFESQLPQPRPRHRPATSSQSA from the coding sequence ATGGCTCAAGCTCGGATCAAGCTCGTTCCCCATCTCAGCTACGAAGAACTGACCCAACGATACCGGGCCTGCCGAGATGCCAAGGAACGCTCTCGGTGGCAGGCCATTTGGCTTCTTAGTCGACCAACCAAACCCCCCAGCGCTGAGCAAGTCGCCGAAGTGATCGGCTTCACTCCCGACTGGGTACGCAAGCTCGTCCATCGCTACAACGAACACGGTCCCGACGGTCTCGTCGATCGGCACCGCGCAAACCCGGGTGGCCAAAAGCCCATCCTCAACCTCGAGCAGCAAACAGAACTGCTCCAGCTTTTGCAGGCGCCGCCCCCCGACGGCGGGCTGTGGAGCGGTCCCAAAGTGGCCCGCTGGATCGAGCAGGTCACCGGCAAGAAAATCAGCAGCGTCACCGGCTGGAATTATCTACGCAAATTTGAGAGCCAGCTCCCCCAGCCGCGCCCTCGGCACCGCCCAGCCACCAGCTCCCAATCTGCCTAG
- a CDS encoding DUF1611 domain-containing protein, whose protein sequence is MRLSTSDRLAVLLHDGILTSQGKTGLALLRYSAAQPVAVIDRQTAGQNLEALTGIAASAPIVDSVQAALAHQPTVLAIGIAPSGGALPPEWRQEIRAAIAAGVSILNGLHTPLATDPEFQGLLRPGQQIWDVRQEPPGLRTGTGQARSLPCQRVLAVGTDMGVGKMSTTLELHRQAQKRGLRSKFIATGQAGLMIAGEGVALDAVRVDFAAGAVEQAVIQAAPDQDILWVEGQGSLLHPASTATLPLMRGAQPTHLVLVHRAGQDHLRNFPDLLIPPLPEVVPLYETLAAGAGLFGHPRVAAIALNTAHLDEPAAQLAIAVVRAKTGLPCTDPVRFGADELLDAFLQG, encoded by the coding sequence GTGCGCCTGAGCACTAGCGATCGCTTGGCCGTGCTGCTGCATGACGGCATTTTGACTTCCCAGGGCAAAACCGGCTTGGCCCTGCTGCGCTACAGCGCTGCCCAGCCCGTAGCCGTGATCGATCGCCAAACGGCGGGCCAAAATCTAGAAGCCTTGACGGGCATTGCGGCCTCAGCGCCCATCGTGGATTCGGTACAGGCGGCCCTGGCCCATCAGCCCACGGTGCTGGCCATCGGCATTGCGCCCTCGGGCGGTGCCTTGCCCCCGGAGTGGCGCCAGGAAATCCGAGCGGCGATCGCCGCTGGCGTGTCCATCCTCAATGGGCTCCATACGCCCTTGGCCACAGACCCAGAATTTCAGGGACTCTTGCGGCCGGGACAGCAGATCTGGGACGTGCGCCAGGAGCCTCCGGGGCTGCGCACCGGCACCGGCCAAGCGCGATCGCTCCCCTGTCAGCGAGTTCTGGCCGTCGGCACCGACATGGGCGTCGGCAAAATGTCCACCACGCTAGAGCTGCATCGCCAGGCCCAAAAGCGAGGTCTGCGCTCCAAATTCATCGCCACCGGCCAAGCGGGCCTGATGATCGCGGGGGAAGGCGTGGCCCTGGATGCCGTGCGCGTGGACTTTGCGGCGGGGGCCGTCGAGCAGGCCGTGATCCAGGCCGCCCCGGACCAAGACATTCTCTGGGTCGAGGGCCAAGGCTCCCTGCTCCATCCGGCTTCCACTGCGACGCTGCCGCTGATGCGGGGCGCTCAGCCGACCCACTTGGTGCTGGTCCATCGCGCTGGTCAGGACCACCTGCGCAACTTTCCCGATTTGCTGATTCCGCCGCTGCCGGAGGTGGTGCCCCTCTATGAGACTTTGGCGGCGGGAGCTGGCCTGTTTGGCCATCCGCGCGTAGCGGCGATCGCCCTCAACACGGCCCACCTCGATGAGCCTGCCGCTCAGCTCGCGATCGCCGTTGTCCGAGCAAAAACCGGCCTGCCCTGCACCGATCCCGTTCGCTTTGGTGCCGACGAACTTTTAGATGCCTTTTTGCAGGGCTAA
- a CDS encoding dipeptide epimerase, whose protein sequence is MQVFLEPFTVHKRFALRISRGTTAESTNGWIRVQQDGIEGWGEATAFSIGEVQQTPEAIAASLATVLPDLERFHAGDRQAIEAHCREAGLLSAAWAGLDMALHDWLGKRVQLPLWRLWGLDVQRTTAPISVTIGISSPEAARERLRGWLEVFPARLFKVKLGSPEGIEADQAMFLAVQEEAPPGSQFFVDANGGWSLKDAIAMADWLSDRGVRYLEQPLARGQEADLPALYGRSPLPLFADESCFTSRDIPVLAGKVHGINIKLMKAGGLSEAQRMVHTARACGLQVMFGCYSDSALSNTAAAQLSPLADHLDLDSHLNLLDDPFSGARMQGGRLVPPDQPGLGVNHRAPEH, encoded by the coding sequence ATGCAGGTTTTCCTAGAGCCTTTCACGGTCCACAAACGCTTTGCCCTGCGCATCAGCCGAGGCACCACGGCGGAGTCCACCAATGGGTGGATCCGGGTGCAGCAGGACGGCATCGAAGGCTGGGGCGAGGCGACGGCCTTTTCGATCGGGGAGGTGCAGCAGACCCCAGAGGCGATCGCCGCGTCTCTGGCGACGGTATTGCCGGACCTAGAGCGCTTCCATGCGGGCGATCGCCAAGCCATCGAGGCCCACTGCCGAGAGGCGGGGCTCCTGTCGGCGGCCTGGGCAGGGCTGGACATGGCCCTCCACGACTGGCTTGGCAAGCGGGTGCAGCTGCCCCTGTGGCGATTGTGGGGGCTCGATGTCCAGCGGACGACAGCGCCCATTTCGGTGACCATCGGCATCAGTTCGCCGGAGGCGGCGCGGGAGCGGCTGCGGGGCTGGCTGGAGGTGTTTCCGGCGAGACTCTTTAAGGTGAAGCTGGGCAGTCCCGAAGGCATCGAGGCGGATCAGGCGATGTTTCTGGCGGTGCAGGAGGAGGCGCCTCCGGGCTCGCAGTTTTTTGTCGATGCCAATGGGGGCTGGAGCCTGAAGGACGCGATCGCCATGGCGGACTGGCTGAGCGATCGCGGGGTTCGCTATCTGGAGCAGCCCCTGGCTCGGGGCCAAGAAGCTGACTTGCCGGCACTCTACGGGCGATCGCCCCTGCCCCTGTTCGCCGATGAGAGCTGCTTCACCAGTCGCGACATTCCGGTGCTGGCTGGCAAAGTCCACGGCATCAACATCAAGCTCATGAAGGCGGGCGGCCTCTCCGAGGCCCAGCGCATGGTCCACACCGCCCGGGCCTGCGGCCTCCAGGTGATGTTTGGCTGCTACTCCGACAGCGCCCTGTCCAACACCGCTGCGGCCCAGCTTTCGCCCCTGGCCGATCACCTCGATCTCGATAGCCACCTCAACTTGCTGGACGATCCGTTCAGTGGCGCTAGGATGCAAGGGGGCCGCCTCGTGCCGCCCGATCAACCCGGTCTAGGAGTAAACCACCGTGCGCCTGAGCACTAG
- a CDS encoding dienelactone hydrolase family protein: MSTKEIAIAAADQGSFSAYLATPPSGTGPGLVIIQEIFGVNEVMRHIADRYAAAGYVAVVPDLFWRQEPGIQLTDRTDEDWKRAFELYQGFDVDKGITDLNSTLQTLRHLPSCNGRVGSVGFCLGGLLAYLMATRTDTDCSVSYYGVSIDQYLAEAANIHQPLMLHLAEKDQFVSPEAQATIRQALDGHEQVTLHSYGGVDHAFARFGGQTYDDAAATLANGRTEEFLRSHLKG, from the coding sequence ATGTCTACGAAGGAAATCGCGATCGCCGCTGCTGACCAGGGAAGCTTCAGCGCCTACCTCGCCACACCCCCCAGCGGGACAGGGCCTGGCCTGGTGATTATTCAAGAAATCTTTGGCGTGAATGAGGTCATGCGTCACATCGCCGATCGGTATGCGGCGGCTGGGTATGTGGCCGTGGTGCCCGACCTGTTTTGGCGGCAAGAGCCGGGCATCCAGCTCACCGACCGCACCGACGAAGACTGGAAGCGAGCCTTCGAACTCTATCAGGGCTTCGATGTCGATAAAGGCATTACCGATCTCAACAGCACTCTGCAAACCCTGCGTCACCTGCCCAGCTGCAACGGTCGCGTGGGCTCGGTGGGCTTTTGCCTGGGCGGTCTGCTAGCCTACCTGATGGCTACCCGCACCGACACCGACTGCAGCGTCAGCTACTACGGCGTGTCCATCGACCAGTACCTAGCTGAGGCCGCCAATATTCACCAGCCGCTGATGCTGCACCTGGCCGAAAAAGATCAGTTTGTCTCGCCCGAGGCCCAGGCCACGATCCGTCAAGCCCTGGATGGCCACGAGCAGGTGACGCTGCACTCCTACGGCGGGGTAGATCACGCCTTTGCGCGCTTTGGAGGGCAGACCTACGACGATGCAGCCGCCACCCTGGCCAACGGGCGAACCGAGGAATTTTTGCGATCGCACCTCAAGGGCTAA
- a CDS encoding LysR family transcriptional regulator: MELRHLRYFVAVAEELHFGRAAERLQMAQPPLSQQIRQLEKELGFELFRRTKRSVELTEAGAVFLREARRLLRQLEQAVELGRRTSRGETGKLVVGFVSSAAYNVLPPMLQAFRSRFGDIDLSLRELTTDQQVQRLREGRMDVGFMRPPVEDEAFSQMTIFGEPLVVALPEHHALGRQAAIALGSLAGEPFILFPRPLAPGLYDQIISLCQQADFSPNVVQEAIQMQTIVSLVAAGMGVALVPASLQNLQRTGVIYRPVAEPTPKATIALVWRTHDTSPTVQRFLEVVRAIAPDLVGSVSP, from the coding sequence ATGGAGCTGCGGCATCTGCGGTATTTTGTGGCGGTGGCGGAGGAGCTGCACTTTGGGCGGGCGGCGGAGCGCTTGCAGATGGCCCAGCCGCCCCTGAGCCAGCAAATCCGCCAGCTCGAGAAAGAGCTGGGATTTGAGCTGTTTCGGCGCACGAAGCGGAGCGTGGAGCTGACGGAGGCGGGGGCGGTGTTTTTGCGGGAGGCGCGGCGGCTGCTGCGGCAGCTGGAGCAGGCGGTGGAGCTGGGGCGGCGCACCAGCCGGGGCGAGACGGGCAAGCTGGTGGTCGGGTTTGTCAGCTCGGCGGCCTACAATGTGCTGCCGCCGATGCTGCAAGCGTTCCGCAGTCGGTTTGGCGATATTGATCTGAGCCTGCGGGAGCTGACGACGGATCAGCAGGTCCAGCGGCTGCGGGAGGGCCGGATGGATGTGGGGTTTATGCGGCCGCCGGTGGAGGATGAGGCGTTTAGCCAGATGACGATTTTTGGGGAGCCGCTGGTGGTGGCGCTGCCGGAGCACCATGCTTTGGGGCGGCAGGCGGCGATCGCCCTGGGATCGCTGGCTGGTGAGCCGTTTATTTTGTTTCCCCGCCCTCTGGCTCCGGGGCTCTATGACCAGATTATTAGTCTGTGTCAGCAGGCAGACTTTAGCCCGAACGTGGTCCAAGAGGCGATTCAGATGCAGACCATCGTCAGCTTGGTGGCGGCGGGGATGGGCGTTGCGCTGGTGCCTGCGTCGCTGCAAAATCTCCAGCGCACGGGGGTGATCTACCGGCCGGTGGCGGAGCCGACGCCCAAAGCGACGATCGCTCTGGTGTGGCGCACCCACGACACCTCGCCGACGGTGCAGCGTTTTTTGGAGGTGGTGCGGGCGATCGCCCCCGATTTGGTTGGCAGCGTTAGCCCTTGA
- a CDS encoding heavy metal-responsive transcriptional regulator — MLTANLLKIGEISKKTGVSVGTLRYYESLRLLQPAERGENSYRYYHPDTVEQVQFIKQAQALGFSLDDIRSILEVRNHGQMPCDLVQTLLQQKIAHLDSQIQQMIAFKEELEEYRDRWSKMSDSKMASHLSEDQVCPLIATVSLDTNSKPNQSLER; from the coding sequence ATGCTGACCGCTAATTTGCTGAAAATCGGGGAAATCTCCAAGAAAACGGGCGTCTCAGTGGGCACGCTGCGCTACTACGAGAGCTTGCGCCTGCTACAGCCAGCAGAGCGCGGCGAGAACAGCTATCGCTACTATCACCCAGACACCGTTGAACAGGTGCAGTTCATCAAGCAAGCTCAGGCGCTTGGCTTCTCCCTCGACGACATTCGCAGCATTCTAGAGGTGCGCAATCACGGCCAAATGCCCTGCGATCTAGTGCAAACGCTGCTACAGCAAAAAATTGCTCACCTCGACTCCCAAATTCAGCAGATGATCGCCTTCAAAGAGGAGCTAGAGGAATACCGCGATCGCTGGTCAAAAATGTCGGACTCGAAGATGGCCAGTCATCTCAGCGAAGATCAGGTCTGCCCCCTGATTGCGACTGTTTCTTTAGACACGAACAGCAAGCCAAATCAGAGCCTAGAGCGTTAG
- a CDS encoding rhodanese-like domain-containing protein, translated as MDNISDTLQNAKDKMPNLTPTPPKFKEHSSAQDLKARLEWGEPALTIIDVRDREAFNNGRILGAISMPLDTLVDRVRAALEPVRDIYLYGADEGQTAQAVSQLRTAGFRNVAEIKGGLEGWKAVGGPTEGIQENGNLGAGEYNVISRMATQERTQKAAKNQ; from the coding sequence ATGGACAATATCTCTGATACTCTGCAAAACGCCAAAGATAAAATGCCAAACTTGACGCCGACTCCGCCCAAGTTTAAGGAGCACTCTAGCGCCCAAGATTTGAAAGCGCGTTTGGAGTGGGGCGAACCTGCGCTCACGATCATTGATGTGCGCGATCGCGAGGCCTTTAATAACGGCCGAATCTTGGGAGCGATTTCGATGCCCCTGGATACGCTGGTGGATCGCGTCCGGGCTGCTCTGGAGCCGGTACGAGACATCTATCTCTACGGCGCCGACGAAGGCCAGACCGCCCAAGCCGTCAGCCAACTGCGCACAGCGGGCTTCCGCAACGTCGCTGAAATCAAGGGCGGCCTGGAGGGCTGGAAAGCCGTTGGTGGACCGACCGAAGGGATTCAAGAAAACGGCAACTTGGGTGCGGGAGAATATAACGTTATCTCTCGTATGGCAACCCAGGAAAGAACTCAGAAGGCGGCTAAAAATCAATAA
- a CDS encoding glycosyltransferase family 39 protein — translation MKRTHHWFGLLGAIALGAALRFWQLESKPLWLDEVLTALFSLGHHLASLPLDRPLSLADVTAIFQLQPGTTCGQIAQHLLTESTHPPLFFCLMHRWMQGLLGVGVPWVWALRSLPALLGVGAIAALYGLNRVAFSPRAALLGAWVMAVSPFAVYLSQEGRHYTLPMLLVTLALTLLVSLQRDLRHQRDRPWRWLAWVAVNALGLYVHYFFLLAIAAQVGVLLGLAGLYRRGWRTWIAIALAVAGIGLAYGPAWPSFWLHFQRPETNWLTLANPVAPLYQTLLGWVWTVVALPVEEQPLGQIVVSALLMLGAIVWLGYWLIQGARHAWQTSGDRATIGVLAGFLGLMTLEFWAIAYGLNKDLTAIPRYNFVYYPALASLLGLCLAAPFPRPRVSPVLGAIALGVASSLLVSANWVFLKPYLPDRVAQHWQQFPDRPLVVALAYQDLQEVALGLSFGLALSEGDRPAASPPTQLAFFSRVRGYEPIWRNLSRLDAPSQSDLWIVGPGLKQSQFPPALELQSQGQPLQCTLDPTNYYRIGVPYQRYQCP, via the coding sequence ATGAAAAGAACCCACCATTGGTTTGGCCTGCTGGGGGCGATCGCCTTGGGAGCGGCGCTGCGGTTTTGGCAACTCGAGAGCAAGCCGCTGTGGCTCGATGAGGTCCTGACGGCTCTGTTTAGTCTGGGCCACCATTTGGCGAGTCTGCCCCTCGATCGCCCGCTGAGCTTGGCGGACGTGACGGCGATTTTTCAGCTCCAGCCGGGCACCACCTGCGGCCAAATCGCCCAGCACCTGCTGACGGAGTCCACCCATCCGCCGCTGTTTTTTTGCCTGATGCACCGCTGGATGCAGGGGCTGCTGGGCGTGGGCGTGCCCTGGGTGTGGGCGCTGCGATCGCTGCCGGCCCTGCTGGGGGTGGGGGCGATCGCAGCCCTGTACGGCCTCAACCGAGTAGCCTTTTCGCCTCGGGCGGCCCTGCTGGGGGCGTGGGTGATGGCGGTGTCGCCCTTCGCGGTGTACCTGTCCCAGGAAGGCCGTCACTACACCCTGCCCATGCTTTTGGTGACCCTGGCCCTCACGCTCTTGGTCTCGCTCCAGCGGGATCTGCGACACCAGCGCGATCGGCCTTGGCGATGGCTGGCTTGGGTGGCGGTGAATGCCTTGGGCCTTTATGTTCACTACTTCTTTTTGCTGGCGATCGCGGCTCAGGTCGGGGTGCTGCTGGGACTGGCGGGGCTATACCGCCGGGGCTGGCGCACCTGGATCGCGATCGCCCTGGCGGTGGCGGGGATTGGCCTCGCCTACGGTCCCGCTTGGCCCAGCTTTTGGCTCCATTTCCAGCGCCCCGAGACCAACTGGCTGACCCTAGCCAATCCGGTGGCCCCGCTGTATCAAACGCTGCTGGGCTGGGTGTGGACGGTGGTGGCGCTGCCCGTGGAGGAGCAGCCCCTGGGCCAAATCGTGGTGTCGGCGCTGCTGATGCTGGGGGCGATCGTCTGGCTGGGGTATTGGCTGATCCAGGGAGCACGCCACGCGTGGCAAACCAGCGGCGATCGCGCCACGATTGGGGTTTTGGCTGGATTCCTCGGCCTGATGACGCTGGAGTTTTGGGCGATCGCCTACGGCCTCAACAAAGACCTCACCGCCATTCCCCGCTACAACTTTGTCTACTATCCTGCCCTGGCGTCCCTGCTCGGCCTGTGTCTGGCGGCTCCCTTCCCGCGCCCCAGAGTTTCCCCCGTGCTGGGGGCGATCGCCTTGGGCGTCGCCAGCAGCCTCCTCGTCAGCGCCAACTGGGTCTTTCTCAAGCCCTACCTGCCCGATCGCGTCGCCCAGCACTGGCAGCAGTTCCCCGATCGGCCCTTGGTGGTGGCTCTGGCCTACCAAGATCTTCAGGAAGTCGCTCTGGGCCTGAGTTTTGGCCTCGCCCTCTCAGAGGGCGATCGCCCCGCCGCGTCGCCGCCCACGCAGCTTGCCTTCTTTAGCCGGGTCCGGGGCTACGAGCCCATTTGGCGAAATCTTTCCCGGCTCGATGCGCCTAGCCAAAGCGATCTGTGGATCGTCGGTCCAGGCCTCAAGCAAAGTCAGTTTCCCCCAGCCTTGGAGCTCCAAAGCCAGGGACAGCCCCTTCAGTGCACCCTCGACCCCACCAACTACTACCGCATCGGCGTCCCCTACCAGCGCTATCAGTGTCCATAA
- a CDS encoding ROK family protein: MGTDRSASPTANVIGIDLGGTAIKLGRFRADGTCLASLSVPTPQPATPEAVLLALLEAIDQVDPDGQSLAIGLGTPGPADAPGRVARVAINLAGWRDVPLADWLEAKTGRPSIIANDANCAGLGEYWIGAGKDFQDLILLTLGTGVGGAIILNGELFVGRQGTAGELGLITLDPDGPPCNSGNQGSLEQHASVQAIRRRTGLEPGDLGQRALAGDREAIAFWETYGRELGAGLASLIYVLTPEAIIIGGGISASAPFFFPAAIAEIERRVLPSSREGLQILPAQLGNQAGMVGAAKLAWQHLAAAN; this comes from the coding sequence ATGGGCACCGATCGCTCTGCTTCTCCCACCGCCAACGTCATCGGCATCGATCTTGGCGGCACCGCCATCAAACTCGGTCGCTTCCGTGCAGACGGCACCTGTCTGGCCTCCCTCAGCGTCCCCACGCCCCAGCCCGCCACGCCCGAAGCGGTCCTGCTGGCGCTCCTCGAGGCCATCGACCAAGTCGATCCCGACGGCCAGAGCTTGGCGATCGGCCTGGGGACTCCCGGCCCTGCCGACGCACCAGGCCGAGTGGCCCGCGTCGCCATCAACCTAGCAGGCTGGCGAGATGTGCCCCTCGCGGACTGGCTCGAAGCCAAAACTGGCCGCCCCAGCATCATCGCCAATGACGCCAACTGCGCCGGACTCGGAGAGTACTGGATCGGCGCGGGCAAAGACTTTCAAGACTTGATCCTGCTCACCCTGGGAACGGGCGTCGGCGGCGCCATTATTCTCAACGGTGAGCTGTTTGTTGGTCGCCAAGGCACCGCTGGGGAACTGGGCCTGATCACCCTCGATCCCGATGGTCCTCCCTGCAATAGCGGCAATCAGGGCTCCCTCGAGCAGCACGCCTCGGTCCAGGCGATCCGGCGACGCACCGGTTTGGAGCCAGGAGATCTGGGGCAGCGCGCTCTGGCGGGGGATCGAGAGGCGATCGCCTTTTGGGAAACCTACGGCCGCGAGCTGGGCGCGGGCTTGGCCAGCTTGATCTACGTGCTCACGCCAGAAGCCATCATTATCGGCGGCGGCATTAGCGCCAGTGCGCCTTTCTTCTTTCCGGCGGCGATCGCCGAGATCGAGCGCCGCGTCCTGCCCAGCTCCCGCGAGGGACTCCAGATCCTGCCCGCCCAGCTCGGCAACCAAGCCGGCATGGTCGGCGCCGCCAAACTCGCGTGGCAGCACCTTGCAGCAGCGAATTAA
- a CDS encoding CTP synthase, producing MAKFIFVTGGVVSSIGKGIVAASLGRLLKSRDYSVSILKLDPYINVDPGTMSPFQHGEVFVTEDGAETDLDLGHYERFTDTSMSRLNSVTTGSIYQAVINKERRGDYMGGTVQVIPHITNEIRERIHRVARNTNPDVVITEIGGTVGDIESLPFLEAIRQFRKDVGRQNVLYMHVTLVPWIPSAGEMKTKPTQHSVKELRSIGIQPDILVCRCDRPLPPGLRDKMSEFCDVPAACVIPAQDAQSIYEVPLMLEREGMAQQVLNLLQLEPRQPDLGQWQQLVDQMYRPTRKVEIAIVGKYVRLSDAYLSVVEALRHAAIAQDSSLNIRWVSSEDIETYGAERYLGGVDAVVVPGGFGTRGIDGKIMAIHYARTHQVPFLGLCLGMQCAVIEWARHVAGLENANSAEFDPNVTNPVINLLPEQQDVVDLGGTMRLGLYPCRVASNTLASRFYQQEVVYERHRHRYEFNNAYRNLFLETGYKVSGTSPDGRLVEIVELPDHPFFIATQFHPEFQSRPNDPHPLFRGVVEAAIARSPVAQSDVTSPAEVS from the coding sequence ATGGCTAAGTTTATCTTCGTGACGGGTGGAGTTGTTTCCAGCATTGGCAAGGGAATTGTTGCCGCGAGCTTGGGACGACTCTTGAAGTCGCGGGACTACTCTGTTTCGATCCTGAAGCTCGACCCCTACATCAACGTAGACCCCGGCACGATGAGCCCATTCCAGCACGGTGAAGTCTTTGTGACCGAAGACGGTGCTGAGACGGACCTCGACTTGGGCCACTATGAGCGCTTTACGGACACCTCCATGTCTCGCCTCAATAGCGTCACCACGGGCTCGATCTACCAGGCCGTGATCAACAAAGAGCGGCGGGGCGACTACATGGGGGGAACGGTGCAGGTGATTCCCCACATCACGAACGAAATTCGCGAGCGGATTCACCGCGTCGCTCGCAACACCAATCCTGACGTCGTGATCACTGAGATTGGCGGTACGGTCGGCGACATCGAGTCGCTGCCTTTCCTCGAAGCGATTCGTCAGTTCCGCAAGGATGTCGGCCGCCAGAATGTCCTTTATATGCACGTGACGCTGGTGCCCTGGATCCCGTCGGCGGGGGAAATGAAGACGAAGCCGACCCAGCACTCGGTGAAGGAGCTGCGATCGATCGGGATTCAGCCCGACATTTTGGTGTGCCGCTGCGATCGCCCCTTGCCCCCCGGCCTGCGGGACAAAATGTCCGAGTTCTGCGATGTGCCTGCGGCCTGCGTCATTCCGGCCCAGGACGCCCAGAGCATCTACGAAGTGCCCCTGATGCTGGAGCGCGAAGGGATGGCCCAGCAGGTGCTGAACCTGCTCCAGCTCGAGCCGCGCCAGCCCGACCTCGGCCAGTGGCAGCAGCTGGTCGATCAGATGTATCGCCCCACCCGCAAGGTTGAAATCGCCATTGTGGGTAAGTATGTGCGCCTCAGCGACGCCTATCTGTCGGTGGTGGAGGCTCTGCGGCACGCGGCGATCGCCCAAGACAGCAGCCTCAATATTCGCTGGGTCAGCTCCGAAGACATCGAAACCTACGGTGCCGAGCGCTACCTGGGTGGCGTAGACGCCGTGGTTGTGCCCGGTGGCTTTGGCACCCGCGGCATCGACGGCAAAATCATGGCAATTCACTACGCCCGCACCCACCAGGTCCCCTTCCTGGGACTGTGTCTGGGCATGCAGTGCGCCGTCATCGAGTGGGCGCGCCACGTCGCTGGCCTAGAAAACGCCAATAGCGCCGAATTTGACCCCAATGTCACCAATCCGGTGATTAACTTGTTGCCTGAGCAGCAGGATGTGGTGGATCTCGGTGGTACGATGCGGTTGGGTCTCTACCCCTGCCGAGTGGCTTCTAACACCCTAGCGAGCCGCTTTTATCAGCAGGAAGTGGTGTACGAGCGGCACCGCCACCGTTATGAATTCAACAATGCTTACCGAAACTTGTTCCTAGAGACAGGTTATAAAGTTAGCGGGACCTCTCCTGACGGTCGTCTGGTGGAGATCGTCGAATTGCCCGATCATCCTTTCTTTATTGCGACCCAGTTCCACCCGGAGTTCCAGTCGCGGCCCAATGATCCCCATCCTCTGTTCCGGGGGGTGGTAGAAGCCGCGATCGCTCGGTCACCCGTTGCTCAGTCGGACGTCACCTCCCCGGCTGAGGTCTCTTGA